One window from the genome of Paraclostridium sordellii encodes:
- the rbr gene encoding rubrerythrin, translated as MDIRGTKTEQNLVTAFAGESEATNKYTYYASKARKEGYNKIADFFEETANNERAHAKMWFKLIHDGIGTTEENLRDAAAGEHYEWVDMYEKFAKEAEEEGFLEIAFLLRGVGSIEKQHNKRYNELLEALEANKIFEKEETMEWRCQNCGHIHKGTNAPEVCPICKHPKAFFEVKCDEF; from the coding sequence ATGGACATAAGAGGAACTAAAACTGAACAAAATTTAGTTACTGCATTTGCTGGAGAGTCTGAAGCTACAAATAAATATACATATTATGCTTCAAAGGCTAGAAAAGAAGGTTATAATAAAATAGCTGACTTTTTTGAAGAAACAGCTAATAATGAAAGAGCTCATGCAAAAATGTGGTTTAAGTTAATTCATGATGGAATAGGCACAACTGAAGAAAACTTAAGAGATGCAGCGGCAGGAGAGCACTATGAATGGGTTGATATGTATGAGAAATTTGCAAAGGAAGCTGAGGAAGAAGGATTTTTAGAAATTGCATTTTTATTAAGAGGTGTTGGCTCTATAGAAAAGCAACATAATAAAAGATATAATGAATTACTTGAGGCCTTAGAGGCTAATAAAATCTTTGAAAAAGAAGAAACAATGGAGTGGAGATGTCAAAATTGCGGGCATATACACAAGGGTACAAATGCTCCAGAGGTATGTCCTATATGTAAACATCCAAAAGCATTTTTTGAAGTTAAATGCGATGAATTTTAA
- a CDS encoding NAD(P)H-dependent flavin oxidoreductase — MGVGVSRSSLASAVASCGAIGVISGAQVGYDEDDFEINPLKANLRALKKHILKAKENSKGGIIGVNLMVAMNYYEEHVRTCIESGVDLIISGAGLPTALPKLVKDSSVKIAPIVSTSKALSVILKMWDRKNNVTADMIVVEGPKAGGHLGYHNEELENIDSIDYDSEFLKILDIAKNYGDKFNRHIPVVAAGGIFTGDDVKKYIDMGASGVQVGTKFVATHECDASYNFKMTYVNADEKDIKIVKSPVGMPGRAIENKFIKSVSNDKVKITKCYNCLIPCNPDSTPYCISKALIDAVRGDTENGLLFCGSNAYKIDKLQSVSQVINELTSNL; from the coding sequence TATGATGAAGATGATTTTGAAATAAATCCACTTAAAGCAAATTTAAGAGCTTTAAAAAAACACATATTAAAAGCGAAAGAAAATTCAAAAGGGGGAATAATAGGAGTTAATCTTATGGTAGCCATGAACTACTATGAAGAACACGTAAGAACTTGCATAGAGTCTGGAGTTGATTTAATTATATCTGGTGCTGGTCTTCCAACTGCTCTTCCTAAATTAGTTAAAGATAGTTCTGTTAAAATAGCTCCTATAGTATCTACATCTAAAGCCTTAAGTGTCATATTAAAAATGTGGGATAGAAAAAATAATGTTACAGCAGATATGATAGTAGTTGAAGGCCCTAAAGCCGGTGGACACTTAGGTTATCATAATGAAGAACTCGAAAATATAGATAGTATAGATTATGATAGTGAGTTTCTTAAAATACTAGACATAGCAAAAAATTATGGAGATAAATTTAATAGACATATACCAGTTGTAGCCGCTGGTGGAATTTTTACTGGAGATGATGTAAAAAAGTACATAGATATGGGAGCTAGTGGAGTTCAAGTTGGAACAAAATTTGTAGCAACTCATGAATGTGATGCATCTTATAATTTTAAGATGACCTACGTAAACGCTGATGAAAAAGACATTAAAATAGTTAAAAGTCCTGTTGGTATGCCCGGACGTGCTATTGAAAATAAATTTATAAAATCTGTTTCCAATGATAAAGTAAAAATTACAAAATGCTACAATTGCTTAATCCCTTGTAATCCAGATAGTACTCCTTACTGTATATCTAAAGCACTTATAGATGCAGTTCGTGGTGATACTGAAAATGGACTTTTATTCTGCGGTAGCAATGCCTATAAAATAGATAAATTGCAAAGTGTTTCACAAGTTATAAATGAATTAACATCAAATCTATGA